Proteins from a single region of Parasedimentitalea psychrophila:
- a CDS encoding bifunctional riboflavin kinase/FAD synthetase, giving the protein MRTIRDYQFIEPQDRGASVAIGNFDGLHRGHQSVIDLARQAAPDAPLGVMSFEPHPREYFAPEAPPFRLMSPEARASRLEKLGVDRLYQLNFNAALSGLTPEQFARDVIAEGLGLAHVVVGADFCFGKGRSGTPQDLQRFGAQFGFGVTIAPLMEYSQHTVSSTAIRQALSEARPRDAAAMLSHWHRIEGRVIGGEQRGRELGFPTANMSIDGLHPPAFGVYAVLVDVLDGPHAGSYHGAASMGVRPMFDGDHPNLETFIFDFSGDLYGATLSVGLVEFLRPELKFDGLEALITQMNADCATAREILAKT; this is encoded by the coding sequence ATGCGCACCATCCGAGACTATCAGTTTATAGAACCCCAAGACCGCGGCGCCAGCGTTGCGATTGGCAATTTCGACGGCCTCCATCGCGGCCATCAATCGGTGATTGATCTGGCCCGACAGGCGGCGCCTGACGCGCCGCTGGGGGTGATGTCGTTCGAGCCGCACCCGCGCGAGTATTTCGCGCCGGAGGCACCACCGTTCCGGCTGATGTCGCCCGAGGCCCGCGCCTCGCGGCTGGAGAAGCTGGGGGTGGACCGACTGTATCAGCTGAACTTTAACGCGGCATTGTCCGGGCTGACCCCTGAACAGTTCGCCCGGGATGTGATCGCCGAGGGTCTGGGGCTGGCGCATGTGGTGGTTGGAGCGGATTTCTGCTTTGGCAAGGGCCGCAGTGGCACGCCGCAGGATCTGCAACGCTTTGGCGCGCAGTTTGGCTTTGGCGTCACCATCGCGCCGCTGATGGAATATTCGCAACATACCGTGTCCTCGACCGCGATCCGACAGGCGCTGAGCGAGGCGCGACCGCGCGATGCCGCCGCGATGTTGAGCCATTGGCACCGCATCGAAGGTCGGGTGATTGGCGGTGAACAGCGTGGCCGAGAGCTGGGCTTTCCGACCGCCAATATGTCAATCGACGGGCTGCACCCACCGGCCTTTGGCGTCTATGCGGTGCTGGTGGATGTGCTGGATGGCCCCCATGCGGGGTCATACCACGGAGCTGCCTCAATGGGGGTGCGGCCGATGTTCGATGGCGATCACCCCAATCTGGAGACCTTCATCTTTGACTTCTCTGGTGATCTGTATGGGGCAACCCTGTCGGTTGGGCTGGTTGAGTTCCTGCGACCTGAATTGAAATTTGACGGGCTGGAGGCATTGATCACGCAGATGAATGCGGACTGCGCCACTGCCCGCGAGATATTGGCCAAGACATGA
- a CDS encoding TIGR01459 family HAD-type hydrolase: MTQIISALPEVSDRYKALFVDLWGCVHNGITAYPEAVAALQAYRAAGGIVVLVTNSPRPRAGVAQQLADFNVPTDAYDTIATSGDSARSAMFRGAVGEKVYFMGEWDRDAGFFEPLHLLEKPCEITSVPLAEAEGIVCCGPFDPTADPEVNRADFLYAKQKGLKLLCANPDIIVDVGETRIWCSGALAKLYTEMGGESLYFGKPHPPIYDLARRRLLELGLDIPDADILAIGDGPHTDISGGMGEGIDTLFISGGLAAKETRTATQPDPEALKTYLEQQGSAPTYTIGRLR, from the coding sequence ATGACCCAAATCATCTCCGCCCTCCCCGAGGTCTCTGATCGTTACAAGGCGTTGTTTGTTGATCTTTGGGGCTGCGTTCACAATGGCATCACCGCCTACCCCGAGGCGGTTGCCGCGTTGCAGGCTTACCGCGCTGCCGGTGGCATTGTGGTTCTGGTCACCAATTCGCCGCGCCCGCGCGCCGGGGTGGCCCAGCAACTGGCTGATTTCAACGTGCCCACAGACGCCTATGACACCATTGCCACCTCGGGCGATTCTGCGCGTTCAGCTATGTTTCGCGGCGCGGTTGGTGAGAAAGTCTATTTCATGGGGGAATGGGACCGGGACGCCGGCTTCTTTGAACCGCTGCATCTGTTGGAAAAACCCTGCGAGATCACCTCGGTTCCGCTGGCCGAGGCCGAGGGCATCGTGTGCTGCGGTCCGTTTGATCCCACCGCAGACCCTGAGGTAAACCGCGCCGATTTCCTGTATGCCAAGCAAAAGGGCCTGAAATTGCTCTGCGCCAATCCCGATATTATTGTCGACGTGGGCGAGACCCGCATCTGGTGTTCCGGGGCCTTGGCGAAACTCTACACCGAGATGGGCGGAGAGAGCCTGTATTTTGGCAAACCGCACCCGCCGATCTATGATCTGGCCCGCCGCCGGTTGCTGGAACTGGGCCTCGACATTCCTGACGCCGACATTCTGGCCATTGGCGATGGTCCCCACACCGATATCTCTGGTGGCATGGGCGAGGGCATCGATACCCTGTTCATCTCGGGTGGGCTGGCCGCAAAAGAGACCAGAACCGCCACTCAGCCCGATCCAGAGGCACTAAAGACCTATCTGGAGCAGCAGGGCTCAGCCCCGACCTATACCATTGGGCGCTTGCGATAG
- a CDS encoding threonine aldolase family protein — translation MYFASDNSGPVHPHILQALTQANTGYALGYGADAQMETLRDTLREVFEAPEAAVFLVATGTAANALALATLSQPYQTVFCSDVAHIHEDECNAPEFYSGGAKLTLVPCGDKMTAQGLRKAIEAEETRGVHGPQRGPVAISQVTERGSVYSLEELRALTAVAAEFDLPVHLDGARFANAMVALDCTAAEMSWKAGVDAVSFGGTKNGCMGVEAVIFFDPKHAWEFELRRKRGAHLFSKTRYLAAQMLAYLQQDLWLDNARKANGNSAYLAERLRQAGAEFLHRPEANMIFASLPRASHQRAFDAGASYHLWDAPLQGPGDEMVGARFVCDWSISREQIDQFLALI, via the coding sequence ATGTATTTTGCCTCTGACAACTCTGGCCCGGTTCACCCGCATATTCTGCAGGCGCTGACGCAGGCCAATACCGGCTATGCCTTGGGCTATGGCGCCGATGCCCAGATGGAGACCTTGCGCGATACTCTGCGCGAGGTGTTTGAGGCGCCTGAGGCGGCGGTCTTTCTGGTCGCCACCGGCACCGCCGCCAATGCGTTGGCGCTGGCCACCCTGAGCCAGCCCTATCAGACCGTATTCTGTTCCGATGTGGCGCATATTCATGAAGACGAGTGCAACGCGCCCGAGTTCTATTCCGGTGGCGCCAAGCTGACCCTGGTGCCCTGCGGTGACAAGATGACCGCGCAGGGCCTGCGCAAAGCCATCGAGGCAGAAGAAACCCGCGGCGTACACGGGCCGCAGCGCGGCCCGGTGGCGATCAGTCAGGTGACCGAACGAGGGTCGGTCTATTCGCTGGAGGAATTGCGGGCGCTGACTGCGGTGGCGGCTGAGTTTGACCTGCCGGTGCATCTGGACGGGGCGCGCTTTGCCAATGCCATGGTGGCGCTTGATTGTACGGCGGCTGAGATGAGCTGGAAGGCCGGGGTAGATGCGGTCAGCTTTGGCGGCACCAAAAACGGCTGCATGGGGGTCGAGGCGGTGATCTTCTTTGACCCGAAACATGCCTGGGAATTTGAGCTGCGGCGCAAGCGCGGCGCACATCTTTTCTCCAAGACCCGCTATCTGGCGGCGCAGATGCTGGCCTATCTGCAACAGGATCTGTGGCTGGACAACGCCCGCAAAGCCAATGGCAACAGTGCCTATCTGGCTGAGCGGCTGCGCCAGGCCGGGGCTGAATTCCTGCACCGGCCCGAGGCCAATATGATCTTTGCCTCCCTGCCCCGCGCCAGCCACCAGCGCGCCTTTGACGCGGGCGCGTCATATCATCTGTGGGATGCACCGCTGCAAGGTCCCGGCGACGAGATGGTCGGCGCCCGGTTTGTTTGCGACTGGTCGATCAGCAGAGAGCAGATTGACCAATTTCTGGCGTTGATCTGA
- a CDS encoding ribose-phosphate pyrophosphokinase: protein MPTLNEPKLISGNANQPLAESISRRMSLHRGVDQGLVDARVERFNDGEIFVEVYENVRGEDMFIIQPTSNPANDNLMELLIIADALRRSSAQRITAVIPYFGYARQDRRTKARTPITAKLVANMLVESGIERVLTMDLHAAQIQGFFDIPVDNLYASPIFALDVKNQFKDRMSELMVVSPDVGGVARARELAKRINAPLSIVDKRRGKAGEVAEMTVIGDVKDKICLIIDDMCDTAGTLCKAAQILMDNGAKEVHAYITHGVMSGPAVERVTNSVMKSLVLTDSIQPTEAVRNTPNIRILPTAPLFTQAILNIWHGTSVSSLFDDKTLIPIYESLYANNI, encoded by the coding sequence ATGCCGACACTAAACGAACCCAAACTCATATCTGGGAACGCAAACCAACCACTTGCCGAATCCATCAGCCGACGAATGAGCCTGCATCGCGGTGTCGATCAGGGTCTGGTTGATGCCCGCGTTGAACGGTTCAACGATGGTGAAATCTTTGTCGAGGTCTATGAAAATGTCCGCGGCGAGGACATGTTCATCATTCAGCCGACATCGAACCCGGCCAATGACAACCTGATGGAGCTGCTGATCATCGCCGACGCGCTGCGGCGCTCATCCGCACAGCGGATCACTGCGGTGATCCCCTACTTTGGCTATGCCCGTCAGGACCGCCGCACCAAGGCGCGCACCCCGATCACCGCCAAGCTGGTCGCCAATATGCTGGTCGAATCCGGTATCGAGCGGGTGCTGACCATGGACCTGCACGCGGCACAGATCCAGGGGTTCTTCGACATTCCCGTCGATAACCTATATGCCAGCCCGATCTTTGCGCTGGACGTCAAGAACCAGTTCAAGGACCGGATGAGCGAGCTGATGGTGGTGTCACCAGACGTGGGCGGTGTTGCCCGTGCGCGTGAGCTGGCCAAGCGCATCAATGCGCCGCTGTCGATCGTCGACAAACGCCGGGGCAAGGCAGGTGAAGTGGCCGAGATGACGGTCATTGGCGACGTCAAAGACAAGATCTGCCTGATCATCGACGATATGTGCGACACCGCCGGCACCCTGTGCAAGGCAGCCCAGATCCTGATGGATAACGGCGCCAAGGAAGTGCATGCCTATATCACCCACGGCGTGATGAGCGGCCCCGCAGTGGAACGCGTGACCAATTCGGTGATGAAGTCACTGGTGCTGACGGATTCGATCCAGCCGACCGAGGCAGTCCGAAACACACCCAACATCCGCATCCTGCCGACCGCACCGCTGTTCACCCAGGCGATCCTGAACATCTGGCACGGCACTAGCGTGTCGTCGCTGTTTGACGACAAGACGCTGATCCCGATCTACGAGTCGCTGTATGCCAACAATATCTGA
- a CDS encoding 2-hydroxychromene-2-carboxylate isomerase: MSRITFYFSTLSPFTYLAGTRLEEIAARHGAEILYKPLDIMALFGRTGGSPPKDRHPSRQQYRLIEMQRQAKKAGLMLNLKPAFWPTNPAPSSYAFIAAQTAGGGDLGKLHHALTRAVWAEDKNIAEDGVIRGCLESAGFDAALADSGLLTGAETYAQNLEEAVSAGVFGAPFYITDDGARFWGQDRLEELDQHLSDRAP; the protein is encoded by the coding sequence ATGTCCCGGATCACCTTCTATTTTTCCACCCTGTCGCCCTTTACCTATCTCGCGGGCACCCGGCTGGAGGAGATCGCAGCCCGGCATGGCGCCGAGATCCTCTATAAGCCGCTGGATATCATGGCGCTGTTTGGCCGCACCGGCGGCAGCCCTCCCAAGGATCGTCATCCCTCGCGTCAGCAATACCGGCTGATCGAAATGCAGCGCCAGGCCAAGAAGGCCGGGCTGATGCTGAACCTGAAACCGGCCTTTTGGCCCACCAACCCGGCACCGTCGTCTTATGCCTTTATTGCGGCGCAGACCGCAGGTGGTGGCGATCTGGGCAAACTGCATCACGCCCTGACCCGCGCAGTCTGGGCTGAAGACAAGAACATCGCCGAGGACGGTGTGATCCGTGGATGTCTCGAAAGCGCCGGTTTCGACGCCGCGCTGGCGGATAGTGGATTGCTGACCGGCGCCGAGACCTATGCGCAAAACCTCGAGGAAGCTGTCAGCGCTGGGGTGTTCGGCGCGCCGTTTTATATCACCGATGATGGGGCCCGGTTCTGGGGGCAGGACCGGCTAGAGGAGCTGGATCAGCACCTGTCGGACCGCGCGCCATGA
- a CDS encoding alpha/beta fold hydrolase: protein MNIASRTVSQPVPQPVFSRRFGSGPRPVLALHCSLAHSGTWRGVAAELSEEATLTAFDLLTHGKSPDWDQQGDFQDRNVAAGLSLLSQPMDLVGHSFGATVALQMALRRPDLVRSLTLIEPVFFAAAEDVGLLRDLKEQSRPFTEALMAGDPALAARLFNRMWSSGAPKWPDLTETTRAAMVRAIEIVPACDPAVHTDRGGLLAPGGADCLAMPILLLHGSETNPVIPSVNAGLLRQLPNARVAVIQGAGHMVSISHPAEVAAALRSLWST from the coding sequence ATGAACATAGCTAGCCGCACAGTGTCGCAACCGGTGCCGCAACCGGTGTTCAGCCGCCGCTTCGGGTCCGGCCCCAGGCCGGTGCTGGCCTTGCACTGTTCGCTGGCCCATTCCGGCACCTGGAGGGGGGTGGCAGCTGAGCTGTCCGAGGAGGCAACCTTGACGGCCTTTGACCTGCTGACCCATGGCAAGAGCCCGGACTGGGATCAGCAGGGTGATTTCCAGGATCGAAATGTCGCAGCCGGCTTGTCGCTGCTGAGCCAGCCGATGGATCTGGTCGGCCATTCTTTTGGCGCTACGGTGGCGCTGCAGATGGCGCTCCGGCGGCCGGACCTTGTGCGCAGCCTGACGCTGATCGAGCCGGTGTTCTTTGCCGCCGCTGAGGATGTCGGCCTGCTGCGGGATCTAAAGGAGCAGAGCCGGCCCTTTACCGAGGCGCTCATGGCGGGGGACCCGGCGCTGGCCGCACGCCTGTTCAATCGGATGTGGAGCTCGGGGGCGCCGAAATGGCCGGATCTGACAGAGACCACCCGTGCGGCAATGGTGCGGGCGATTGAAATTGTGCCGGCCTGTGATCCGGCGGTTCACACCGATCGCGGGGGATTGCTGGCTCCGGGCGGGGCGGATTGCCTTGCGATGCCAATCTTGCTGCTGCATGGCTCCGAGACCAACCCGGTGATCCCATCGGTCAATGCCGGCTTGCTGCGGCAGCTGCCAAATGCCCGCGTTGCAGTAATCCAAGGAGCCGGTCATATGGTGTCGATCTCACACCCAGCCGAGGTGGCCGCCGCGTTGCGGAGCCTGTGGAGCACCTAG
- a CDS encoding MaoC family dehydratase — protein sequence MLDNQPRGTICIEDIEMGMTRSLQKVVTDRDIEMFAEVSTDRNPVHLDDDYARDTIFQGRIAHGMLTAGLISAVIGEQLPGHGTVYMGQTLKFLAPVRPGDLVHAEVQVIDIDIAKRRVKLDCHCSIDGKKVLIGEATVLAPSRKFD from the coding sequence ATGTTGGACAACCAGCCACGCGGAACCATCTGCATCGAAGACATCGAAATGGGCATGACCCGCTCGTTGCAAAAAGTGGTAACAGATCGCGACATCGAGATGTTCGCCGAGGTCTCGACCGACCGGAACCCGGTGCATCTGGATGATGACTATGCCCGCGACACCATCTTTCAGGGCCGGATCGCCCATGGGATGCTGACCGCCGGGTTGATCTCGGCGGTGATAGGCGAGCAACTGCCCGGACATGGCACCGTCTATATGGGCCAGACGCTGAAGTTCCTGGCGCCGGTGCGCCCCGGTGATCTGGTCCATGCCGAGGTCCAGGTGATCGACATTGATATCGCCAAGCGGCGGGTCAAGCTGGACTGCCATTGCAGCATCGACGGCAAAAAGGTTCTGATCGGCGAGGCCACGGTGCTGGCCCCCTCACGCAAATTCGACTGA
- a CDS encoding YcgN family cysteine cluster protein, with amino-acid sequence MTDVIDRTGLAKRFWEKKPLNKMNQKEWEALCDGCGKCCLNKLEDEDTGEVALTRVACRLLDDASCLCAQYDIRHNFVPECIVLKPSNLDSHAYWMPQTCAYRLLWEGKPLPDWHPLLTGTPDSVHAAGVSVKGWTVSEFDTPEEDWENHIIEEPI; translated from the coding sequence ATGACTGACGTGATCGACCGCACCGGGCTTGCCAAGCGTTTCTGGGAAAAGAAACCGCTGAACAAGATGAACCAAAAAGAGTGGGAAGCGCTGTGTGACGGCTGCGGCAAGTGCTGCCTGAACAAGCTGGAAGACGAAGACACCGGCGAGGTGGCGCTGACCCGGGTGGCCTGCCGGTTGCTGGACGATGCCAGCTGCCTCTGCGCCCAATATGACATCCGCCATAACTTTGTCCCCGAATGCATCGTGCTAAAGCCAAGCAACCTGGACAGTCACGCCTACTGGATGCCGCAGACCTGCGCCTACCGGCTGCTGTGGGAGGGCAAACCGCTGCCCGACTGGCATCCATTGCTGACCGGCACGCCGGACTCTGTGCACGCCGCCGGGGTCTCGGTCAAAGGCTGGACCGTATCGGAATTCGACACCCCGGAAGAAGACTGGGAAAACCATATTATCGAGGAACCAATCTGA